The Halichoerus grypus chromosome 9, mHalGry1.hap1.1, whole genome shotgun sequence genome has a window encoding:
- the OLIG3 gene encoding oligodendrocyte transcription factor 3 has protein sequence MNSDSSSVSSRASSPDMDEMYLREHHHRHHHHQESRLNSVSSTQGDMVQKMPGESLSRAGAKATGESSKYKIKKQLSEQDLQQLRLKINGRERKRMHDLNLAMDGLREVMPYAHGPSVRKLSKIATLLLARNYILMLTSSLEEMKRLVGEIYGGHHSAFHCGTVGHSAGHPAHAANAVHPVHPILGGALSSGNASSPLSAASLPAIGTIRPPHSLLKAPSTPPALQLGSGFQHWAGLPCPCTICQMQPPPHLSALSTANMARLSAESKDLLK, from the coding sequence ATGAATTCTGATTCGAGCTCTGTCTCCAGCAGAGCTTCATCGCCGGACATGGATGAGATGTATCTGAGGGAAcaccaccaccgtcaccaccaccaccaggagaGCCGTCTCAACTCGGTCTCCTCCACGCAGGGCGACATGGTGCAGAAGATGCCCGGGGAAAGCCTGTCGCGGGCTGGTGCCAAGGCCACGGGCGAGAGCAGCAAGTACAAAATCAAGAAGCAGCTGTCGGAGCAGGACCTACAGCAGTTACGGCTGAAGATCAACGGCCGCGAGCGCAAGCGGATGCACGACCTAAACCTAGCCATGGACGGGCTGCGCGAGGTCATGCCCTACGCGCACGGGCCCTCGGTGCGCAAGCTCTCCAAGATCGCCACTCTCCTGCTGGCCAGAAACTACATCCTCATGCTCACCAGCTCCCTGGAGGAGATGAAGAGGTTGGTCGGCGAGATCTACGGGGGCCACCACTCTGCCTTCCACTGCGGGACCGTGGGCCACTCCGCCGGCCACCCAGCACACGCCGCCAACGCCGTGCACCCGGTGCACCCCATCCTGGGCGGCGCGCTCTCGTCCGGCAACGCCTCGTCCCCGCTGTCCGCCGCCTCGCTGCCGGCCATCGGCACTATTCGACCTCCGCACTCGCTGCTCAAGGCGCCCTCCACGCCGCCGGCGCTGCAGCTGGGCAGCGGCTTCCAGCACTGGGCCGGGCTGCCCTGCCCGTGCACCATCTGCCAGATGCAGCCGCCGCCGCACCTTTCCGCTCTCTCCACCGCCAACATGGCTCGGCTGTCGGCCGAGTCCAAGGACTTGCTCAAGTGA